One window of Camelina sativa cultivar DH55 chromosome 4, Cs, whole genome shotgun sequence genomic DNA carries:
- the LOC104781412 gene encoding uncharacterized protein LOC104781412 isoform X1 has protein sequence MSNHQTQVLRQLEPWCELKDKVVLVTGASSGIGREICLDLAKAGCKIIAAARRVDRLNSLCSEINSYNSTGIQAAAVELDVSSDAATIQKAVKEAWEIFEKIDVLINNAGIRGEVKTSLDVSEDEWEKVFRTNLTGPWLVSKYVCLMMRDAKRGGSVINISSIAGLHRGLLPGGLACACSKGGVDTMSRMMTLELGVHKIRVNSIAPGLFKSEITESLLQKEWMKNVTGRVVPLKVQQTVDPGLTSLVRYLIHDSSQYVSGNTYIVDSGNTLPGVPIFSSL, from the exons ATGAGCAATCATCAAACT CAGGTGTTGAGGCAATTGGAGCCATGGTGTGAACTTAAAGACAAAGTGGTTCTTGTGACAGGAGCTTCTTCTGGTATAGGAAGAGAGATCTGTCTTGATCTGGCTAAAGCTGGCTGTAAGATTATCGCAGCAGCTCGTCGTGTTGATCGACTCAACTCTCTCTGCTCTGAAATTAACAGCTATAACTCAACTGGAATCCAAGCTGCAGCTGTTGAGCTTGACGTTTCATCAGATGCAGCTACAATTCAAAAAGCGGTCAAGGAAGCTTGGGAAATCTTTGAAAAGATCGATGTGTTGATCAACAATGCCGGAATCAGAGGCGAGGTCAAGACGAGTTTGGATGTGTCAGAGGATGAGTGGGAGAAAGTCTTCAGGACCAACTTAACCGGACCTTGGTTAGTCTCCAAATACGTGTGCCTTATGATGCGTGACGCTAAACGCGGTGGCTCGGTGATAAACATCTCATCGATCGCAGGGCTTCACCGCGGGTTGTTGCCCGGTGGACTCGCATGTGCTTGTTCCAAAGGCGGAGTTGACACTATGTCGAGGATGATGACACTTGAGTTAGGCGTTCACAAGATCAGAGTAAACTCGATCGCACCGGGGCTTTTCAAGTCAGAGATTACAGAAAGTCTCCTGCAGAAAGAGTGGATGAAGAACGTGACCGGGCGTGTTGTCCCGTTAAAGGTGCAACAAACTGTGGATCCCGGGCTTACCTCTCTTGTTCGCTATCTCATTCATGACTCTTCTCAATATGTGTCCGGGAACACATACATTGTCGATTCCGGAAATACATTGCCCGGTGTGCCCATTTTTTCATCTCTCTGA
- the LOC104781412 gene encoding uncharacterized protein LOC104781412 isoform X2: protein MSNHQTQVLRQLEPWCELKDKVVLVTGASSGIGREICLDLAKAGCKIIAAARRVDRLNSLCSEINSYNSTGIQAAAVELDVSSDAATIQKAVKEAWEIFEKIDVLINNAGIRGEVKTSLDVSEDEWEKVFRTNLTGPWLVSKYVCLMMRDAKRGGSVINISSIAGLHRGLLPGGLACACSKGGVDTMSRMMTLELGVHKIRVNSIAPGLFKSEITESLLQKEWMKNVTGRVVPLKVQQTVDPGLTSLVRYLIHDSSQYVSGNTYIVDSGNTLPGVPIFSSL, encoded by the exons ATGAGCAATCATCAAACT CAGGTGTTGAGGCAATTGGAGCCATGGTGTGAACTTAAAGACAAAGTGGTTCTTGTGACAGGAGCTTCTTCTGGTATAGGAAGAGAGATCTGTCTTGATCTGGCTAAAGCTGGCTGTAAGATTATCGCAGCAGCTCGTCGTGTTGATCGACTCAACTCTCTCTGCTCTGAAATTAACAGCTATAACTCAACTGGAATCCAAGCTGCAGCTGTTGAGCTTGACGTTTCATCAGATGCAGCTACAATTCAAAAAGCGGTCAAGGAAGCTTGGGAAATCTTTGAAAAGATCGATGTGTTGATCAACAATGCCGGAATCAGAGGCGAGGTCAAGACGAGTTTGGATGTGTCAGAGGATGAGTGGGAGAAAGTCTTCAGGACCAACTTAACCGGACCTTGGTTAGTCTCCAAATACGTGTGCCTTATGATGCGTGACGCTAAACGCGGTGGCTCGGTGATAAACATCTCATCGATCGCAGGGCTTCACCGCGGGTTGTTGCCCGGTGGACTCGCATGTGCTTGTTCCAAAGGCGGAGTTGACACTATGTCGAGGATGATGACACTTGAGTTAGGCGTTCACAAGATCAGAGTAAACTCGATCGCACCGGGGCTTTTCAAGTCAGAGATTACAGAAAGTCTCCTGCAGAAAGAGTGGATGAAGAACGTGACCGGGCGTGTTGTCCCGTTAAAGGTGCAACAAACTGTGGATCCCGGGCTTACCTCTCTTGTTCGCTATCTCATTCATGACTCTTCTCAATATGTGTCCGGGAACACATACATTGTCGATTCCGGAAATAC ATTGCCCGGTGTGCCCATTTTTTCATCTCTCTGA
- the LOC104781412 gene encoding uncharacterized protein LOC104781412 isoform X3, with protein sequence MSNHQTVLRQLEPWCELKDKVVLVTGASSGIGREICLDLAKAGCKIIAAARRVDRLNSLCSEINSYNSTGIQAAAVELDVSSDAATIQKAVKEAWEIFEKIDVLINNAGIRGEVKTSLDVSEDEWEKVFRTNLTGPWLVSKYVCLMMRDAKRGGSVINISSIAGLHRGLLPGGLACACSKGGVDTMSRMMTLELGVHKIRVNSIAPGLFKSEITESLLQKEWMKNVTGRVVPLKVQQTVDPGLTSLVRYLIHDSSQYVSGNTYIVDSGNTLPGVPIFSSL encoded by the exons ATGAGCAATCATCAAACT GTGTTGAGGCAATTGGAGCCATGGTGTGAACTTAAAGACAAAGTGGTTCTTGTGACAGGAGCTTCTTCTGGTATAGGAAGAGAGATCTGTCTTGATCTGGCTAAAGCTGGCTGTAAGATTATCGCAGCAGCTCGTCGTGTTGATCGACTCAACTCTCTCTGCTCTGAAATTAACAGCTATAACTCAACTGGAATCCAAGCTGCAGCTGTTGAGCTTGACGTTTCATCAGATGCAGCTACAATTCAAAAAGCGGTCAAGGAAGCTTGGGAAATCTTTGAAAAGATCGATGTGTTGATCAACAATGCCGGAATCAGAGGCGAGGTCAAGACGAGTTTGGATGTGTCAGAGGATGAGTGGGAGAAAGTCTTCAGGACCAACTTAACCGGACCTTGGTTAGTCTCCAAATACGTGTGCCTTATGATGCGTGACGCTAAACGCGGTGGCTCGGTGATAAACATCTCATCGATCGCAGGGCTTCACCGCGGGTTGTTGCCCGGTGGACTCGCATGTGCTTGTTCCAAAGGCGGAGTTGACACTATGTCGAGGATGATGACACTTGAGTTAGGCGTTCACAAGATCAGAGTAAACTCGATCGCACCGGGGCTTTTCAAGTCAGAGATTACAGAAAGTCTCCTGCAGAAAGAGTGGATGAAGAACGTGACCGGGCGTGTTGTCCCGTTAAAGGTGCAACAAACTGTGGATCCCGGGCTTACCTCTCTTGTTCGCTATCTCATTCATGACTCTTCTCAATATGTGTCCGGGAACACATACATTGTCGATTCCGGAAATACATTGCCCGGTGTGCCCATTTTTTCATCTCTCTGA
- the LOC104781411 gene encoding ABC transporter B family member 20-like, whose amino-acid sequence MTEEQKIKLSIARAVLLNPTILLLDEVTGGLDFEAERIVQEALDLLMLGRSTIIIARRLSLIRNADYIAVMEEGQLVEMGTHDELINLGGLYAELLKCEEATKLPRRMPVRNYKESAVFQVERDSSADCGIQEPSSPKMIKSPSLQRGNGVFRPQDLCFNTEESPNDHSPAPEKVGENGLPLDDADKEPTIKRQDSFEMRLPELPKIDVQCPRQKSNGSDPESPVSPLLTSDPKNERSHSQTFSRPLSFSDDTTANGKWAKDAQHKKSPSFWRLAQLSFPEWLYAVLGSLGAAIFGSFNPLLAYVIALVVTEYYKSKGGHLREEVDKWCLIIACMGIVTVVANFLQHFYFGIMGEKMTERVRRMMFSAMLRNEVGWFDDEENSPDTLSMRLANDATFVRAAFSNRLSIFIQDSFAVIVALLIGLLLGWRLALVALATLPILTLSAIAQKLWLGGFSKGIQEMHRKASLVLEDAVRNIYTVVAFCAGNKVMELYRMQLQRILRQSFLHGMVIGFAFGFSQFLLFACNALLLWCTALSVNRGYMKLSTAITEYMVFSFATFALVEPFGLAPYILKRRKSLISVFEIIDRVPTIEPDDNSALKPPNVYGSIELRNIDFCYPTRPEVLVLSNFSLKISGGQTVAVVGVSGSGKSTIISLVERYYDPVAGQVLLDGRDLKLYNLRWLRSHMGLVQQEPIIFSTTIRENIIYARHNASEAEMKEAARIANAHHFISSLPHGYDTHIGMRGVELTPGQKQRIAIARVVLKNAPIILIDEASSSIESESSRVVQEALDTLIMGNKTTILIAHRAAMMRHVDNIVVLNGGRIVEEGTHDSLTAKNGLYVRLMQPHFGKGLRQHRLI is encoded by the exons ATGACAGAGgagcagaaaataaaactttcgaTTGCTAGAGCTGTGCTTTTGAACCCAACAATTCTTCTGCTAGATGAAGTAACTGGAGGACTAGACTTCGAAGCTGAAAGAATTGTTCAGGAGGCTCTCGATCTTCTGATGTTGGGACGGTCAACGATAATAATAGCCCGACGATTAAGTTTGATTAGAAATGCTGACTATATTGCCGTGATGGAGGAAGGTCAGCTCGTTGAAATGGGTACACACGATGAATTGATAAATCTTGGTGGGCTGTATGCTGAGCTTCTGAAGTGTGAAGAAGCAACAAAGCTTCCAAGAAG GATGCCAGTTAGGAACTACAAGGAGTCTGCGGTGTTTCAGGTTGAGAGAGACTCGTCAGCTGACTGTGGCATCCAAGAACCATCATCACCCAAAATGATCAAGTCTCCATCTCTTCAGAGAGGTAATGGTGTGTTCCGTCCCCAGGACCTGTGTTTTAATACTGAAGAATCACCTAATGATCATAGCCCTGCACCTGAGAAAGTGGGGGAAAATGGCTTGCCTCTGGACGATGCTGATAAAGAGCCAACTATCAAAAGGCAAGATAGTTTCGAGATGAGGTTACCAGAACTTCCTAAAATTGATGTTCAGTGTCCCCGTCAAAAATCAAACGGTTCAGATCCTGAGTCCCCTGTTTCACCCCTTTTAACATCCGATCCTAAAAACGAGCGTTCTCATTCACAGACGTTTAGTCGTCCTCTTAGTTTTTCTGATGACACTACAGCAAATGGTAAGTGGGCTAAGGATGCTCAACACAAGAAGTCACCTTCATTTTGGAGGTTGGCACAGCTTAGTTTCCCAGAGTGGCTTTATGCTGTATTAGGGAGTCTTGGTGCTGCCATCTTTGGCTCTTTCAATCCTCTTCTGGCTTATGTCATTGCGTTGGTAGTGACAGAATATTATAAAAGCAAAGGAGGCCACCTGCGCGAGGAGGTTGACAAATGGTGTTTAATCATTGCCTGCATGGGGATTGTGACAGTTGTTGCCAATTTCTTGCAGCACTTCTATTTTGGCATAATGGGGGAGAAAATGACGGAGAGAGTTCGGAGGATGATGTTCTCAG CAATGCTGCGTAATGAAGTTGGATGGTTCGATGATGAAGAGAACAGTCCAGATACGTTATCCATGCGTTTAGCAAATGATGCTACTTTTGTCCGAGCTGCCTTCAGCAACAGGCTTTCAATATTTATTCAAGATAGTTTTGCCGTTATTGTTGCTCTTCTTATTGGGTTGCTGCTTGGTTGGCGTTTGGCCCTTGTTGCATTGGCAACTTTGCCAATTCTCACACTTTCTGCCATTGCTCAG AAACTGTGGCTTGGCGGATTCTCAAAAGGCATACAGGAGATGCATAGAAAGGCATCTTTAGTCCTCGAGGATGCTGTTAGAAACATCTACACTGTTGTTGCTTTCTGTGCTGGTAACAAAGTGATGGAACTGTACAGGATGCAGCTCCAGCGGATACTCAGACAGAGCTTTCTCCATGGGATGGTCATTGGTTTTGCGTTTGGTTTCTCACAGTTTCTTCTTTTCGCCTGCAATGCGCTCCTCCTATGGTGCACTGCGTTATCTGTTAACCGCGGATATATGAAATTATCCACAGCTATAACAGAGTACATGGTTTTCTCATTTGCTACATTTGCCCTTGTCGAGCCATTTGGATTAGCACCGTACATCCTCAAGCGACGTAAGTCTCTCATTTCAGTTTTTGAGATCATAGATCGAGTCCCTACAATTGAACCAGATGATAACTCTGCTCTCAAACCGCCTAATGTCTACGGAAGCATTGAACTGAGGAACATCGACTTCTGCTACCCAACTCGACCCGAGGTACTTGTGCTGAGCAACTTCAGTCTGAAAATCAGTGGCGGACAGACCGTAGCTGTGGTTGGCGTTTCGGGTTCTGGAAAAAGCACAATAATCTCACTAGTAGAGAGATACTACGACCCAGTTGCTGGTCAAGTCCTACTAGATGGGAGAGACTTGAAGTTGTATAATTTGAGATGGTTGAGAAGCCACATGGGTTTGGTTCAGCAAGAACCCATAATCTTTTCCACAACAATCAGAGAGAATATCATATATGCAAGACATAATGCGAGTGAAGCTGAGATGAAGGAAGCAGCAAGAATTGCAAATGCTCACCATTTCATCAGCAGCTTACCTCACGGTTACGACACACATATCGGGATGAGAGGCGTGGAACTTACCCCGGGACAGAAACAGAGAATAGCGATAGCGCGGGTAGTGCTGAAGAATGCTCCCATCATCTTAATAGATGAAGCAAGCTCGTCTATCGAATCTGAATCGAGCCGGGTTGTGCAGGAGGCTCTTGACACATTGATAATGGGGAACAAAACAACGATTCTAATAGCACATAGAGCGGCTATGATGAGACATGTGGATAACATTGTGGTTCTCAATGGAGGGAGGATAGTAGAGGAAGGTACACATGATTCTTTAACAGCAAAGAATGGATTGTATGTCCGTTTGATGCAACCACATTTCGGTAAAGGTTTACGCCAACATCGACTAATATAG
- the LOC104781409 gene encoding ABC transporter B family member 20-like, protein MMISRGLFGWSPPHMQPLTPVSEVSEPPESPSPYLDPGAESGGGGTGTAAAQAQADADEEIDELDEVEPPPAAVPFSQLFACADRFDWVLMIVGSVAAAAHGTALIVYLHYFAKIVEVLAFSNDLGHQRSRDQFDRLVELSLTIVYIAGGVFISGWIEVSCWILTGERQTAVIRSKYVQVLLNQDMSFFYTYGNNGDIVSQVLSDVLLIQSALSEKVGNYIHNMATFISGLIIGFVNCWEIALITLATGPFIVAAGGISNIFLHRLAENIQDAYAEAAGIAEQAISYIRTLYAFTNETLAKYSYATSLQATLRYGILISLVQGLGLGFTYGLAICSCALQLWIGRFFVNNGRANGGEIIAALFAVILSGLGLNQAATNFYSFDQGRIAAYRLFEMITRSSSVANQEGDVLASVQGNIEFRNVYFSYLSRPEIPILSGFYLTVPAKKAVALVGRNGSGKSSIIPLMERFYDPTLGEVLLDGENIKNLKLEWLRNQIGLVTQEPALLSLSIRENIAYGRDATHDQIEEAAKIAHAHTFISSLEKGYETQVGRAGLSMTEEQKIKLSIARAVLLNPTILLLDEVTGGLDFEAERIVQEALDLLMLGRSTIIIARRLSLIRNADYIAVMEEGQLVEMGTHDELINLGGLYAELLKCEEATKLPRRMPVRNYKESAVFQVERDSSADCGIQEPSSPKMIKSPSLQRGNGVFRPQDLCFNTEESPNDHSPAPEKVGENGLPLDDADKEPTIKRQDSFEMRLPELPKIDVQCPRQKSNGSDPESPVSPLLTSDPKNERSHSQTFSRPLSFSDDTTANGKPAKDAQHKKSPSFWRLAQLSFPEWLYAVLGSLGAAIFGSFNPLLAYVIALVVTEYYKSKGGHLREEVDKWCLIIACMGIVTVVANFLQHFYFGIMGEKMTERVRRMMFSAMLRNEVGWFDDEENSPDTLSMRLANDATFVRAAFSNRLSIFIQDSFAVIVALLIGLLLGWRLALVALATLPILTLSAIAQKLWLGGFSKGIQEMHRKASLVLEDAVRNIYTVVAFCAGNKVMELYRMQLQRILRQSFLHGMVIGFAFGFSQFLLFACNALLLWCTALSVDRGYMKLSTAITEYMVFSFATFALVEPFGLAPYILKRRKSLISVFEIIDRVPTIEPDDNSALKPPNVYGSIELRNIDFCYPTRPEVLVLSNFSLKISGGQTVAVVGVSGSGKSTIISLVERYYDPVAGQVLLDGRDLKLYNLRWLRSHMGLVQQEPIIFSTTIRENIIYARHNASEAEMKEAARIANAHHFISSLPHGYDTHIGMRGVELTPGQKQRIAIARVVLKNAPIILIDEASSSIESESSRVVQEALDTLIMGNKTTILIAHRAAMMRHVDNIVVLNGGRIVEEGTHDSLTAKNGLYVRLMQPHFGKGLRQHRLI, encoded by the exons ATGATGATCTCCAGAGGTTTATTCGGATGGTCTCCACCTCATATGCAACCGTTAACTCCAGTCTCTGAAGTCTCCGAGCCTCCCGAGTCTCCTTCTCCTTATCTCGACCCTGGTGCTGAGTCTGGTGGTGGTGGCACGGGTACGGCGGCGGCGCAAGCGCAAGCGGACGCTGATGAAGAGATTGATGAGCTAGACGAGGTTGAGCCACCTCCTGCTGCTGTTCCTTTCTCTCAGCTCTTCGCTTGCGCTGACCGTTTCGATTGGGTGCTTATGATTGTTGGCTCCGTCGCTGCTGCTGCTCATGGTACTGCGCTTATTGTTTACTTGCATTACTTCGCCAAGATTGTTGAGGTTCTTGCTTTCTCTAATGATTTGGGTCACCAGAGATCTCGGGATCAGTTTGACCGCCTCGTCGAG CTTTCATTGACAATCGTCTACATCGCCGGGGGTGTTTTCATTTCTGGTTGGATTG AGGTTTCTTGCTGGATACTGACTGGAGAGAGGCAGACCGCTGTGATCAGGTCCAAGTATGTCCAAGTACTATTGAATCAGGATATGAGTTTCTTTTATACATATGGTAATAATGGGGATATTGTGAGCCAAGTGCTGAGCGATGTCTTACTCATTCAGTCAGCTTTAAGCGAAAAA GTTGGAAATTATATTCATAACATGGCTACGTTTATCAGTGGACTTATTATTGGATTTGTCAACTGCTGGGAAATTGCATTGATTACACTAGCCACCGGTCCTTTCATTGTTGCTGCAGGAGgcatatcaaatatatttctccACAGACTTGCTGAGAACATACAAGATGCATATGCTGAAGCAGCCGGCATTGCTGAACAG GCAATCTCTTACATTAGGACTTTATATGCCTTTACAAATGAAACTCTAGCAAAATATTCATATGCAACCTCCCTTCAAGCAACCCTGAGATATGGCATATTAATTAGTCTTGTGCAAGGCCTTGGACTTGGATTTACTTATGGGCTTGCTATATGCTCGTGTGCTCTGCAACTTTGGATTGGACGATTCTTCGTTAACAATGGAAGGGCAAATGGTGGAGAAATCATAGCAGCTCTTTTTGCTGTTATTTTAAGTGGCCT GGGTTTAAACCAAGCTGCTACGAACTTCTATTCTTTTGATCAAGGAAGGATTGCTGCGTATAGACTTTTTGAGATGATAACTCGTTCTTCTTCTGTGGCTAATCAAGAAGGAGATGTGCTGGCTTCTGTTCAAGGAAATATTGAGTTCCGGAATGTGTATTTCAGTTATCTGTCACGGCCTGAAATTCCAATCTTGAGTGGATTTTACCTGACGGTTCCTGCTAAAAAAGCAGTTGCACTTGTTGGTAGAAATGGTTCTGGAAAAAGCAGCATCATTCCGTTAATGGAACGATTTTATGATCCAACATTAG GAGAAGTTCTCCTTGatggagaaaatattaaaaatctaaaactggAGTGGCTGAGAAACCAAATAGGCCTGGTTACCCAGGAGCCTGCTCTGCTAAGCTTGAGCATAAGAGAGAATATTGCATATGGTCGTGATGCTACTCATGATCAGATAGAGGAGGCAGCCAAAATTGCGCATGCACACACATTTATCAGCTCACTTGAAAAAGGATATGAAACTCAG GTCGGGAGAGCCGGTTTATCAATGACAGAGgagcagaaaataaaactttcgaTTGCTAGAGCTGTGCTTTTGAACCCAACAATTCTTCTGCTAGATGAAGTAACTGGAGGACTAGACTTCGAAGCTGAAAGAATTGTTCAGGAGGCTCTCGATCTTCTGATGTTGGGACGGTCAACGATAATAATAGCCCGACGATTAAGTTTGATTAGAAATGCTGACTATATTGCCGTGATGGAGGAAGGTCAGCTCGTTGAAATGGGTACACACGATGAATTGATAAATCTTGGTGGGCTGTATGCTGAGCTTCTGAAGTGTGAAGAAGCAACAAAGCTTCCAAGAAG GATGCCAGTTAGGAACTACAAGGAGTCTGCGGTGTTTCAGGTTGAGAGAGACTCGTCAGCTGACTGTGGCATCCAAGAACCATCATCACCCAAAATGATCAAGTCTCCATCTCTTCAGAGAGGTAATGGTGTGTTCCGTCCCCAGGACCTGTGTTTTAATACTGAAGAATCACCTAATGATCATAGCCCTGCACCTGAGAAAGTGGGGGAAAATGGCTTGCCTCTGGACGATGCTGATAAAGAGCCAACTATCAAAAGGCAAGATAGTTTCGAGATGAGGTTACCAGAACTTCCTAAAATTGATGTTCAGTGTCCCCGTCAAAAATCAAACGGTTCAGATCCTGAGTCCCCTGTTTCACCCCTTTTAACATCCGATCCTAAAAACGAGCGTTCTCATTCTCAGACGTTTAGTCGTCCTCTTAGTTTTTCTGATGACACTACAGCAAATGGTAAGCCGGCTAAGGATGCTCAACACAAGAAGTCACCTTCATTTTGGAGGTTGGCACAGCTTAGTTTCCCAGAGTGGCTTTATGCTGTATTAGGGAGTCTTGGTGCTGCCATCTTTGGCTCTTTCAATCCTCTTCTGGCTTATGTCATTGCGTTGGTAGTGACAGAATATTATAAAAGCAAAGGAGGCCACCTACGCGAGGAGGTTGACAAATGGTGTTTAATCATTGCATGCATGGGGATTGTGACAGTTGTTGCCAATTTCTTGCAGCACTTCTATTTTGGCATAATGGGGGAGAAAATGACGGAGAGAGTTCGGAGGATGATGTTCTCAG CAATGCTGCGTAACGAAGTTGGATGGTTCGATGATGAAGAGAACAGTCCAGATACCTTATCAATGCGTTTAGCAAATGATGCTACTTTTGTCCGAGCTGCCTTCAGCAACAGGCTTTCAATATTTATTCAAGATAGTTTTGCCGTTATTGTTGCTCTTCTTATTGGGTTGCTGCTTGGTTGGCGTTTGGCCCTTGTTGCATTGGCAACTTTGCCAATACTCACACTTTCTGCCATTGCTCAG AAACTGTGGCTTGGCGGATTCTCAAAGGGCATACAGGAGATGCATAGAAAGGCATCTTTAGTCCTCGAGGATGCTGTTAGAAACATCTACACTGTTGTTGCTTTCTGTGCTGGTAACAAAGTGATGGAACTGTACAGGATGCAGCTCCAGCGGATACTCAGACAGAGCTTTCTCCATGGGATGGTTATTGGTTTTGCGTTTGGTTTCTCGCAGTTTCTTCTTTTCGCCTGCAATGCGCTCCTCCTATGGTGCACTGCGTTATCTGTTGACCGCGGATATATGAAATTATCCACAGCTATAACAGAGTACATGGTTTTCTCATTTGCTACATTTGCCCTTGTCGAGCCATTTGGATTAGCACCGTACATCCTCAAGCGACGTAAGTCTCTCATTTCAGTTTTTGAGATCATAGATCGAGTCCCTACAATTGAACCAGATGATAACTCTGCTCTCAAACCGCCTAATGTCTACGGAAGCATTGAACTGAGGAACATCGACTTCTGCTACCCAACTCGACCCGAGGTACTTGTGCTGAGCAACTTCAGTCTGAAAATCAGTGGCGGACAGACCGTAGCTGTGGTTGGCGTTTCGGGTTCTGGAAAAAGCACTATAATCTCACTAGTAGAGAGATACTACGACCCAGTTGCTGGTCAAGTCCTACTAGATGGGAGAGACTTGAAGTTGTATAATTTGAGATGGTTGAGAAGCCACATGGGTTTGGTTCAGCAAGAACCCATAATCTTTTCCACAACAATCAGAGAGAATATCATATATGCAAGACATAATGCGAGTGAAGCTGAGATGAAGGAAGCAGCAAGAATTGCAAATGCTCACCATTTCATCAGCAGCTTACCTCACGGTTACGACACACATATCGGGATGAGAGGCGTGGAACTTACCCCGGGACAGAAACAGAGAATAGCGATAGCGCGGGTAGTGCTGAAGAATGCTCCCATCATCTTAATAGATGAAGCAAGCTCGTCTATCGAATCTGAATCGAGCCGGGTTGTGCAGGAGGCTCTTGACACATTGATAATGGGGAACAAAACAACGATTCTAATAGCACATAGAGCGGCTATGATGAGACATGTGGATAACATTGTGGTTCTCAATGGAGGGAGGATAGTAGAGGAAGGTACACATGATTCTTTAACAGCAAAGAATGGATTGTATGTCCGTTTGATGCAACCACATTTCGGTAAAGGTTTACGCCAACATCGACTAATATAG
- the LOC104781413 gene encoding psbP-like protein 1, chloroplastic, with translation MASLKLTPSSSPISIPKVGVPCSRKGVSFLVKAEHSSSSSSDLQGKRQRRLVVTFGIVAPWISLLSRAPVSFAAESKKGFLAVSDNKDAYSFIYPFGWQEVVIEGQDKVYKDVIEPLESVSVNLIPTSKQTIKEFGPPKQIAETLIKKVLAPPNQKTNLVDASEHDVDGKTYYQFEFTVQARNYTRHALGVITVFNGKFYTLTTGANERRWEKMKDRLHTVVDSFKITV, from the exons ATGGCTTCTCTGAAGCTtacaccttcttcttctccaatctccATCCCTAAGGTTGGTGTTCCTTGCTCTAGGAAAGGAGTTTCATTTCTTGTAAAAGCTGAGcattcttcgtcttcctcttctgatCTTCAAG gtAAACGTCAGAGACGTCTGGTTGTAACGTTTGGTATTGTTGCTCCTTGGATCTCATTGCTAAGTAGAGCTCCAGTATCAT TTGCTGCAGAAAGCAAAAAAGGATTCCTTGCTGTCTCTGACAATAAGGATGCTTATTCGTTTATCTATCCATTTGGGTGGCAG GAAGTTGTGATTGAGGGTCAAGACAAGGTATACAAAGATGTTATTGAGCCGTTAGAAAGCGTTAGTGTGAATTTGATCCCAACTAGCAAACAGACTATTAAAGAATTTGGCCCTCCCAAGCAG ATCGCTGAAACACTGATAAAGAAAGTTTTGGCCCCTCCAAATCAGAAAACAAACCTTGTTGATGCATCAGAG CATGATGTTGATGGGAAGACTTATTATCAGTTTGAGTTCACTGTTCAGGCTAGAAACTACACCCGCCATGCCCTCGGTGTAATCACTGTGTTTAATG GAAAATTCTACACATTGACGACGGGAGCAAACGAGAGGAGGTGGGAGAAGATGAAAGATAGGCTTCACACTGTGGTAGATTCCTTCAAGATCACTGTTTGA